Genomic DNA from Anaerolineales bacterium:
GACGAAGTCCAGCAGATCGACCGGGCCATCGTAGATCGCCTGCAGGACCACATCGGTGGCGACATTGGTGTCGGCATACAGGTAGAGCGATGCCGGCTCTTCGGCCAGACACACGACCAGGGTCTCGGGGGGAGGCGGCACCTCGGTCGGCTTGCTGGTGGTGGGAGGCGTGGGAGATAAGCCCAGGGTGAGGGGGAAGTCCGCCGGGGAAGGACCTTGGCAGCCGGTCCACATCAGGCCGCAGCCTAGGACCAGGGCCGAGAAGAACACCAGTCGGTGTCGGCGCATTATCGATCCTCCCGGGTAGACCGGGGTGCCAACCCTGCCGGAGTCGAATCCGGCTGGCGCCGGATCTGATCGAGCACACGCCGATCGGCCTGGGAGAGCGGCGCCTGGTCGAGCAGGTCGGGCCGGCGCTCAAGGGTCCGGCGGAGCGACTGAGCCCGGCGCCAGGCGTCAACGCGAGCGTGGTCGCCAGAGACGAGCACCTCTGGCACGGCCCAGTCCCGGAACACCGCTGGACGCGTATATTGCGGATACTCGAGCAGCCCCTGGGCGTGCGAATCGTCCTCGGCGCCGTCCACAGCACCCAGCGCTCCGGGCAGCATGCGGGTGACGGCGTCAATCACGATCAGCGCCGGCAGTTCTCCGCCTGTGACCACGTAGTCTCCGATGGAGACCTCCGCCGTCGCCAGATGCCGCCGCACCCGTTCATCGACCCCTTCGTAGCGTCCGCAGATCAGCGCCACCCGCTCACAGGCAGCCAGGCCCCGCGCCATCTTCTGATCCAGCACGTCGCCCTGGGGTGTGAGCAGGATCACCGGCACCCGCCCCAGGTCATCTCCGAGCACGGCCTCTACCGCCCCGAAGATCGGCTCGGGCTTCATCACCATTCCGCCGCCTCCGCCGTAGGGCGTATCGTCCGTGGTGTGATGTTTGTCGTGGGTGTACTGGCGAAGATTGTGCAGGCGCACATCGAGCAGACCGGCAGCCTGTGCCCGGCCGAGCATACTGGCCTTGAGATAGGCCTGCATGACGTCTGGCAGGATGGTGAAGACGTCGAATCTCATCCAGGCTTCCGGAGTTCGCCCATCCGTCCCACGAAGTTGCACTGCCGGGGCCCAGCGCGGTCGCCGCCACCTGTCCGCACCTGGCCGGGGGAGGAATTATAGTGCGGGCGGGCGGCCCGCTCTCACCTGTTCCAGGATCGAGCGCGTCGAGTGGAATCCGATGGGCGGGAGCTCATCGAGCGCAAAGAAGCCCGTCTGCTCGGCATCGTCACCGGCGCTCAGGGCGCCGCCGCAGATCTCGCTCCAGTATACGATCACAATCGTGGAAGGGTGCTCGCCGACCGAAGGCTCGAACACGACATCCGCCACACCGCCCACCCGCACTTCCAGGCCGGTCTCCTCGGTCACCTCTCGGGCTGCGGCCAGGCGCGGATCCTCTCCCGCATCCACGTATCCGGCGGGGAGTGTCCACGTCCCTTTCTCAGGGGAGTTCCGGCGCTGAACCAGCAGGATCCTTCCGTTCTCCATCACCAGTGCGGCCGCGGCCACCTTCGGATCCAGGAAATGGATCCGGCCACAGCCAGTGCACACGGGCCGTAGGGCCCCGTGCACGTCCTGAGGGGCGGTGGGCGCCCCGCATGCCGGGCAGTAGCTCGAGTTCAGCATCGTCTCTCAGACGATCCGGCGGGCCCGCACTGTTAGCACCCCCAGAATCACGCCCAACAGGGCGAGTGCGCCTCCGATCAGCCGCAGGGGGCGAGCGACCCAGCCCGACCCCCGAGCGGGAGCCTCTGGCTGGGGCACGCTCTCCAAGGCATTGGCGAAGGTCGCATCGGCTTCTTGGCCTTCGTCCTCGGCCTCCGGCGCGGCGGGAGGCGCAGCGGGCGCGGTCGCCTCAAGCCCGGCCGCCTGCCCGACGGCCCCGGCTTTGAGGGACGGTTCAATCGTGGCGGCCGCAGTGGCCGTGGCGAGGCTGTCCACCGCGCTGCGTTCGGCCTCAGCCTCGGCCTCAGCCAGTGGCGGCAGCGCGGCTGGCGCGGCGGCGGAGTCGAGCAGCATCTCCGCCGCAGCCTCCGGGGGGGGTTGTGCTTGAACCTCCTCCGCAGGCGCCGAGGTCTGGAGCGCTGCCGGCAGGGCGGCAAACCGCAGGGCATAGGTATCCAACCCGAATGCCAGCACGAACCCCAGGGCCGCCAGGGCGGTTGCCAGGCGAAGCCGGGGGTAGGCCGCTTTGGCTGGCCGCCGCCCGACCATCTCGGGCGTGAGCGTGAAGTTGCGGGGCACTCGGATTCTGGGGAGCATCCCCAGGCCGGCACGGATCTCGCTCAGTTCCTGCAAGGCCGCGCGCAGGCTGTCGTCGGCCCTCAGGCTGGACTGCAGAGCGGCTTCGTCTGCCGGCGACAAACCGCCATCCAGAGAGGCCGAAAGGGTCTCAAGCATATCGGGGGAAAGCGCGCTGAAGCGGCTCATTTCGAATTCTCAGCAGACAGACGCAGCGCGGCAGGCAGAAGTTCCCCATACTGCCGGAGGCAATCGCGCAGGCGGGCCCGGGCCCGGGCGACGCGGCTCTTGACGGTGCCGACGGGCTTGCCGATCGCCGCCGCCGCCTCCAGGTAATCGTGGCCCTCCACATCCACTAGGACCGCTGCCATCCGAAACTCGGCCGGGAGACGCTGCAGGCAGTCTTCAATGGCCCGGTTGAGCTCGGCCCGCAAGGCCTCGCGCTCCGGTCCGGCCTGAGGGTCGGCAATTCGTTCCCAGGCGTCCGGATGGTCGGCATCGTCCTGGTCGTAGTCGTCCAGCGACTCGGCCGGCCGCCGCTTCTCGCGGCGCAGGCTGTCGTAGCACGCATTGGTCACAATCCGCAGCAGCCAGGCGCGGAAGGAACCCCCGCGATGGTCCTTCAAGTGCTTGAAGGCTGATATGAACGCCTCCTGAGCAGCATCGGAGGCAGCAGCTGGGTCCCCCAGGATGCGGTAGGAGACGTTGTAGACCGCCGTCTGGTGGGCCAGCACAAGGCGGTTGAAGGCGTCGAGATCGCCGCCTCGGGCGTCCTCGAGCAATCGATTTTCGTCGAGCATGCGAGTCATCATAGCCGGTCCGGGAGTCGCAGGCAAGCGCCGCATGCCGTCAAGGCTCTCTGGGCGCGCCCGGGCCCCCGAGCCCGCTGTGCTGCGCCACCGCCGGCAGCCACGGCCGCCTCTGCCGCCCACAGCGCGGGGTCAGGATGAGATGGCGTATACTCCGCGTGATGACCCTCAAACAGCAGCTGATGAACTCACCCAGGCACCTGCAGCCGATGTCGGGCTCGCCGGCCGCCATTCGCTGAACGAACGATGCGAAGGCTCACCTGCCTCGTCTGGATGGCGCTCGGGGCTGCGGCCTGTTCGCCGACTGCCCTTCCCCCGATGGCAACCCCTTCGGCGACACCGCCGGGGCTGCCGCCGGCTACTCCCCAAGTGCGTCGGGTCACCCCCCAGCAGGCGACGGAGACCCCGCTCTTGCCCTCCGCCACGCCCTCCAGTGGGTCTCCCCAGCCCTCTCCGACTGCCACCCCGACGCTGGGACCGGGGCAGCAGATCTCAACGATCGATGGCGCCCGGGTGCAGCGCGTTCCGGCCGGCGACTCCTGGATGGGATCGGCCGACTCGGAGCTCCTGACTGAGCCCGACGAGCTTCCGCAGCACCGCGTCCGCCTGCAGGCATTCTGGATCGATCAGACCGAGGTCACCAATCGGCAGTATGCACTGTGTGTCTCGGCGGGCAAGTGCGACCCGCCGCCGGCAGAGCTCGAACTTGGGGATGAGCAGGCTTACTATGCTGCGCAGGAGTTCGCCGACTACCCTGTAACCAACGTCTCCTGGGTGCAGGCCGAGGCGTACTGCCAATGGACGGGGCGACGCCTGCCATCGGAGGCCGAGTGGGAGCGAGCGGCACGCGGTCGCGATGCACGCATCTACCCCTGGGGCTGGTTCGGCCTAGTGATGGACGATCGCCTCAACTTCTGCGATCAGGAGTGCCCGTATCCCTGGCGCGATGCTCGTTTGAGCGACGGCCACGCCCGGACGGCGCCCGTCGGATCGTATCCCAGGGGCGCCAGCCCGTACGGCGCCCTGGATATGGCCGGCAATGTCTGGGAGTGGGTGAGCGACTGGTACGACCCCGCCGCCTACAGCTCGGAGCTCGCCGAGCAGCCGGCCGGACCGGATCAGGGACGGTACAAAGTGGTGCGCGGCGGGTCCTGGCTCGACGGGACCCTGGGAGACCACATGGCCTTCGCCCGGGCGGCGAACCGCCACTGGCAGCCGCCCAACGCCAGCCAAAGCTACATCGGCTTCCGTTGCGCCGCCTCGGCGCAAGACCTGAACTAGCTGGCCGCAGCCCGAGACCCCCTCACAAGTCGCCGGTGCAGGCTTCTCCTCGCCCGGACAGCCCCACAGCCCTTGCCCCTTTCAGCGGCCGGCGCTCACCAACCCGCACAGCCCGCCTCAGCTCAGCGAGGGGATGTTTCCTGACCGATGCAATCAGCGGTGGAGATAGGGATCGATTGTCGTGAGCAGCTGGTTCCAGGTGAATGGCTTGGGAAGGAAGCCATCGGCGCCTGCCAGCATGGCCGCTTCCCGATCTTCCGGGCGGACCCGGGCGCTGACGACGATCGTAGGGATCGAACGCAGGCAGGGATTGGCCCGCACGTGGCGGACGAAGGCCAACCCGTCCATGCCTGGCATCATGACGTCCGTCAGGATCAGATCTGGTGTCGCCTCCTTGAGCATGCTCATCGCCTCGCCGGCGTCGTGCGCTTGATGGACGCGGACATCGGAGATGCCAAGCAGCTCGGAGACCACGCTGCAGAAGTCCGGCTCATCATCGACGACCATGACGCAGGGCGTGCCGTCACGGGGCGCCTTCGCCGGGTCCTCGGTGATGGTCATCCAGGATTCCACCTTAGACCCCGTTCTCGCGGACATGGCCTGTTGTTGCAGGATTGGTGCCGTCGGCGTGGCGGTGAGGGGCAACGGAGCGCCGGCCGGCGCTCCGTTGGGTCGAACCGATGCGGGCACAGGCGGAGCTAGCGGGACCGGAGCAGTTCCTCCTTCATCGCCCGCCCCAGGCGGAAGATCCCTTCATTGATCATCTCGATGCTGGCGTTGGAGAAGTTAAGCCGCATCGAGTGCTCCCCTCCCTGCTCGCCGGGATAGAAGGCAAAGCCGGGCACGTAGGCCACCTTGGCCTCGACGGCCTTGAGCAGGAAGTCGCGGGTGTTGATGGCTTCCGGCGCCCTGGCCCACAGGAACAGCCCGCCCAGCGGCTTGGTGTACGTCACCTCCTGGGGGAAGTGCTCGGCGATAGCGTCCATCATCGCATCCCGCCGCTGGCGGTACACCTGACGCAGCCGTCGGACATGCTGGCGCAGGATGCCTCGCTGGCAGATGTCATTGGCCACCATCTGCACAAAAGTCCCGGTGTGCAGGTCGGCGCCCTGTTTGGCCTGAACCAGGCGCTGGATGATGGGCTTGGGGGCGGTGATCCAGGCCAGGCGGATGCCGGGCGCCAGAGTCTTGGAGAACGTGCTGAGATAGATCGTCCGCTCGGGAGCCAGGCGGAAGATCGGGGTGATGTCCTCCCCTTCGAACCGGAGTTCGCCGTACGGGTCATCCTCGATGAGCACCAGGTCGTACTCGCGCGCCAAGCGCGCCAGATGCTGGCGTCGCTCGAGGATCAGGGTGTTGCCGGCGGGGTTGTGGAAGTTGGGCAGCTCATAGATGAAGCGCGGGCGGGTGCCTTGCTTCAGCAGCTTTTCCAGCTCATCAATCAGCGATCCATTTTCGTCCATCGGCACAGTGCAGTACTCGGCCTGGTAGGCGTTCCAGGCTTGCAGCGCCCCCAGGTAGGTCGGCCGGCTGCAGACCACGCAGGCGTCGGGATCGACGAAGAGCTTGCCGATCAAGTCCAGGCCCTGTTGCGATCCGTTGACGAGCAGGATGTTCTCGACCTCCACCAAGATGCCATAGCGGGACATGGCCTCCGCCAGATACTCTTTGAGGGGCATGAAGCCTTCGGTTGGGCTGTACTGCAGCGATGCCGGGCCGGCGGTTTCCAGGACGTAGCGGCAGGCCTCCTGGAACTCCCGCACGGGGAACAACTCGGGGGCTGGCAGGCCCCCGGCAAACGAGATCACCTCGGGTTGGGTGGTGAACTTGAGCATCTCGCGGATGACCGAGCTCTGCATCCGGCGGGTGCGCTCGGCCAGTCGGGACTCCCAGTCGATGTTCTCCACACTGCGGATGATCGGCTCCTCGGAGTGCATGCTTCCCTCCATGGGCTATGCTTCGATTGTCTGTCGACTGAGGTGGGAACGCAACATGGGCAGGTCACCCCAGGCCGAGGAGCATTGTCCGGTGTCGCCGGGGCGCCCAGGGGCCTGGCAGCCGGCCGGGAAAAGGCAGCGCGCCCTCTCGGGCGCGCAAACGAAAAGTCCCTTGGCAATGACCTACTCTCCCAGGCCGTCTCCAGCCAAGTACCATCGGCGCTAGCGGGCTTAACGGCCGGGTTCGGGATGGGACCGGGTGTACCCCCGCTGCTTCAATCACCAAGGGACGATTCAACATTGGTAATGTACAACTGAATAGCCAGGAAGAGCGTCGAGTTCTCCGCACCACGAGTTAAGCCCTCGGCCATTAGTACGCCTTGGCTGAACCCCTTAACGGGGCTTACACCTGGCGCCTATCAAGCAGGTGGTCTACCTGCGGCCTTACCCCCTTGACGGGGTGAGGGATCTAATCTTGGGGCGAGTTTCCCACTTAGATGCATTCAGCGGTTATCTCTGCCAGACGTGGCTACCCAGCCATGCCGTTGGCACGACAACTGGCACACCAGAGGTCTGTCCACCCCGGTCCTCTCGTACTAGGGGCAGCTCCCCTCAAATCCCTTGCGCCCACAGCGGATAGAGACCGACCTGTCTCACGACGGTCTGAACCCAGCTCACGTACCGCTTTAATGGGCGAACAGCCCAACCCTTGGGACCTTATCCAGCCCCAGGATGCGATGAGCCGACATCGAGGTGCCGAGCGAAGCCGTCGATGTGAACTCTTGGGCTTCACCAGCCTGTTATCCCCGGGGTAGCTTTTATCCGATAAGCCACGGCCCTTCCACTCGGTACCGTGGGATCACTAAGCCCGACTTTCGTCTCTGCTCGACGCGTTGGTCTTGCA
This window encodes:
- the trmD gene encoding tRNA (guanosine(37)-N1)-methyltransferase TrmD; protein product: MRFDVFTILPDVMQAYLKASMLGRAQAAGLLDVRLHNLRQYTHDKHHTTDDTPYGGGGGMVMKPEPIFGAVEAVLGDDLGRVPVILLTPQGDVLDQKMARGLAACERVALICGRYEGVDERVRRHLATAEVSIGDYVVTGGELPALIVIDAVTRMLPGALGAVDGAEDDSHAQGLLEYPQYTRPAVFRDWAVPEVLVSGDHARVDAWRRAQSLRRTLERRPDLLDQAPLSQADRRVLDQIRRQPDSTPAGLAPRSTREDR
- a CDS encoding NUDIX domain-containing protein is translated as MAAAALVMENGRILLVQRRNSPEKGTWTLPAGYVDAGEDPRLAAAREVTEETGLEVRVGGVADVVFEPSVGEHPSTIVIVYWSEICGGALSAGDDAEQTGFFALDELPPIGFHSTRSILEQVRAGRPPAL
- a CDS encoding sigma-70 family RNA polymerase sigma factor, translating into MLDENRLLEDARGGDLDAFNRLVLAHQTAVYNVSYRILGDPAAASDAAQEAFISAFKHLKDHRGGSFRAWLLRIVTNACYDSLRREKRRPAESLDDYDQDDADHPDAWERIADPQAGPEREALRAELNRAIEDCLQRLPAEFRMAAVLVDVEGHDYLEAAAAIGKPVGTVKSRVARARARLRDCLRQYGELLPAALRLSAENSK
- a CDS encoding formylglycine-generating enzyme family protein; amino-acid sequence: MATPSATPPGLPPATPQVRRVTPQQATETPLLPSATPSSGSPQPSPTATPTLGPGQQISTIDGARVQRVPAGDSWMGSADSELLTEPDELPQHRVRLQAFWIDQTEVTNRQYALCVSAGKCDPPPAELELGDEQAYYAAQEFADYPVTNVSWVQAEAYCQWTGRRLPSEAEWERAARGRDARIYPWGWFGLVMDDRLNFCDQECPYPWRDARLSDGHARTAPVGSYPRGASPYGALDMAGNVWEWVSDWYDPAAYSSELAEQPAGPDQGRYKVVRGGSWLDGTLGDHMAFARAANRHWQPPNASQSYIGFRCAASAQDLN
- a CDS encoding response regulator gives rise to the protein MTITEDPAKAPRDGTPCVMVVDDEPDFCSVVSELLGISDVRVHQAHDAGEAMSMLKEATPDLILTDVMMPGMDGLAFVRHVRANPCLRSIPTIVVSARVRPEDREAAMLAGADGFLPKPFTWNQLLTTIDPYLHR
- a CDS encoding PLP-dependent aminotransferase family protein; translated protein: MHSEEPIIRSVENIDWESRLAERTRRMQSSVIREMLKFTTQPEVISFAGGLPAPELFPVREFQEACRYVLETAGPASLQYSPTEGFMPLKEYLAEAMSRYGILVEVENILLVNGSQQGLDLIGKLFVDPDACVVCSRPTYLGALQAWNAYQAEYCTVPMDENGSLIDELEKLLKQGTRPRFIYELPNFHNPAGNTLILERRQHLARLAREYDLVLIEDDPYGELRFEGEDITPIFRLAPERTIYLSTFSKTLAPGIRLAWITAPKPIIQRLVQAKQGADLHTGTFVQMVANDICQRGILRQHVRRLRQVYRQRRDAMMDAIAEHFPQEVTYTKPLGGLFLWARAPEAINTRDFLLKAVEAKVAYVPGFAFYPGEQGGEHSMRLNFSNASIEMINEGIFRLGRAMKEELLRSR